Part of the Kushneria marisflavi genome, TCGCGCGGCATGTCTTCCAGCGCATGGGCGTTCTCGAACCCGGCATTGTTGATCAGGATGTCGATATGGTCGAACTGATCGTCAAACTGCTCGAACATGCCATCCACGGCCTGCGGATCACTTAAATCCGCCACCACCACGCCGGTTTTGACGCCACATTCGCGGGTCAGGCGTTCAGCGGTCTCGTTGACCTCGTCACGAGGCTTGCGCGTGTGAAAGGCCACATTGGCACCGGCACGGGCGAGCGACTCGGCCATGTGCGCACCGATACCGCGATTGGCGCCGGTGACCAGTGCCGTCTTGCCCTTGAGCGTAATCTCCATCTGCTTCTCCCTGAAAGATTGTCCATGAACGCATGGCCCGGCGTTGCGGGGCTTTTGAACGGCCATAAAAAAGCCAGGCTCGAATGAGCCTGGCTGATAAGCGCCGGACAGGAAAGGTCGGCTTAGTGTGCGGCCTGAGCACGGTAGTGATAGTGGCGCCTGGCCAGAAAAAGCCCCATGACCACACCGACACTCATGACGCCGGCCACATACCAGGCAGGCGACATTGGCAGTTTTTCGATCGAGGTGGTCACGATCATTGGCGTCAGACCACCGGCGATGGCATAAGCCACGTTGTAGGAAAACGAAAGTCCCGTGAAGCGAATGGCGGCCGGAAACGACTTGACGGCAATGGCCGGTACGATCCCGGTCAGCCCGCCGAAAAAGCCTACCAGCGCGTAGAGCGGGAACAGCAGCGTCACGTCGTGATGCATCAGCCAGAAAAAATAGAAATAGGTGATGCCCAGACCCGCGCAGGAAAGCATCAGCACGATGCCATCCCCGATCCTGTCGGCCAGCGCCCCGGCACTGAGACAGCCAATGATCAGACAGACGATCGCCACACAGTTCGCCTGAAGGGTCAGACCGCGGTCAATGCCGGCAAAGCTTTGCAACAGCGTCGGTGTCATCAGGATCGTGACCACCACAGCGGCGGTCAAAAGCCAGGTCGCGATCATCGAAATGGCCACACCCGGGCGATAGTCACGCAACAGGGTGCGCATGGGCAGCTCTTCGGACAGCGCCTTGTTCTCCTGCATTTCGGTAAATACCGGCGTCTCGTGCAGGTAGCGACGCAGATAAAGCGTCACAAAGCCCAGTACCCCACCGACCAGAAACGGTACACGCCAGCCCCAGCTATGCAGGGTCTCGTCGCTCATGACGTAATTCAGACCAGTCGCCATGAAAGACCCCAGCAGAATTCCGGCGACCAGCCCCGCAGACAGGGTGCTGGTGGCAAAGGCGGTGTGACGGGCCGGCACATGCTCGGTCACGAATACCCAGGCGCCGGGCGCTTCGCCGCCGATGGCGGCCCCCTGCAGCATGCGCATGGCCAGCAGCAGAATCGGTGCCAGATAGCCGATGGTGGCATAGGTGGGCAGAAGCCCCATGATCAGCGTCGGCAGGGCCATGAGCATGATGGAGAGCATGAACATCTTCTTGCGACCCAGCCGATCACCGAAGTGCGCCATGATGACGCCACCGATGGGTCGGGCAATGTAGCCGGCGGCAAAGATGCCAAAGGTCTGTACCAGACGCAGCCACTCGGGCATGTCAGGCGGAAAGAAGAGCTGGCCGACCACGCTTGCAAAGAAAACGAAGATAACGAAATCGTAGAACTCAAGCGCACCGCCCAGTGCGGAAAGCCCCAGTGTCTTGATATCGCGGGCGCCCAATGGACGCGTCACGGACGTCGATGGTCCGTTTGAATTGGCATTGTTCATGGGGAAAGTCGCTATCGAAAAAGCAGTTGACGTGGCACATACAAAGTCAATCTGATCGCGGATCACGCGACATGGTCTGCCGACATTCGCGGATCACGCGAAATGGGTGCCGACCGAGCCGGATCCGATCATATCAGAAAAGTCACGCACAAAAGTCGACAGAAGTTCCCGACAGGAGGCGATCTTTCATCTCATGGAGGCTGCGTTACACTTTCAGTCAGGATCTGCCCTTTTAATGCCGGCAGGTCGTTCCCCTTTCTGTCCGGAGCCCGAGAACGCCATGACGACATCCCCTGCCTCACTGCCTGCCACTGCCCGGGACATTCTCGCCACCCTTGTTGATTTTGATCTGCTGTCTCGCCAGTCCAATCTGGCCCTGATCGAGTGGGTCGAACAGTATCTGGATGCCTATGGCATCAGTCACGAGCGGATCGCCAGCGATGACGGTGAGCGCTTTAATCTACTGGCCCGAATCGGGCCCGATGTGGCCGGTGGCGTCGTGCTGTCCGGTCATACCGATGTTGTCCCCGTCGAGGGCCAGCAGTGGCAAAGTGATCCCTTCACCCTGACCGAGCGTGACGGTCGTCTTTACGGCCGGGGCAGCTGTGACATGAAGGGCTTTCTGGCCTGTGCCCTGTCAGGTGTGCCGGACTGGTCCCGACGCGAGCTCAAGCGTCCCATCTGGCTGGCGTTTTCCTATGATGAGGAGATTGGCTGTCTGGGCGCGCCCCGAATGATCGAGCATCTGGTCAAACACCATCCTGCCCCATCCGCCGTTATTATCGGTGAGCCGACCCTGATGGCCCCGGTGATCCTGCAAAAGGGGATCACCACGCTTAGAACGATCATTCATGGCGTACCGTCCCATTCAAGCCAGGTCAACCAAGGCATTTCGGCCATTCACATTGCAGCGCGTCTTGTCAGCCGCATCGAGGACATCATGAGCGAGCTGGCCGAGGAAGGGTCACTGGATGATGCCTTCAACGTGCCCCATTCAAGTCTGCATGTGGGCACCATCAAGGGCGGCAACGCTATCAACATCATGGCGCAGCACTGCGAGTTCGACTGGGAAATTCGACATCTGCCCGAGGAAGGCTTCGAAGCTGTCTACCAGCGCTTTCGCGAATACAGCGATGAGCTTGAGACCACTCTCAAGGGCGTCAATGCCGATTTTGCCATCGAGACCACCACACTGACCGATACCGTGCCGGGGCTTGAAAATCGCAACAACGAAGAGGCGCTCGCGCTGCTGGAAAAGCTGGGCGTTCGTGAACCCGGTCAGGCCGTCGCCTATGCCACCGAAGCCGGGCAGTTTCAACGGGCCGGTCTACAGGCCGTCATCTGTGGTCCCGGCAGCATCGAGCAGGCACATCGAGCTGATGAATTCATTTCGCTCGAACAGCTCGAGCGTGGCGAGCGCCTGATGCAATCGCTGGGACCGATCATGGCGGAATGACCCAGCCCTCCCTGAGGCTTCCCTGTCACAGCCGAGCCGGGATCTTCATGACAGCAGGACAAACGGGAGCGGCTGGCAGCTGCCAGCCCTTCCGCAAGGCCTGTCCAATGGATGGATGCAAAAGCGTGAATTTTGCTGATTTAACCATCTATACTGTCACTTAACGTAACGGCACAGCCAAGGATCAGGCCAGTGTCGATACTGTACAGATTAAAAAAGAAACACTGCTGTTACAGTGCAAGAGAGGGAGCCTTATGAGATTTTTCAAACGCAGCTCGACATCTCTGGATTCGTCGCAAAGGGGCTACGCAGAGCTTGCTTCATCACCGGAGCAGGCCTCTGCCATGCTGATCGATGACAGCGAATATGATCGTCATGAAGGATTTGTTCAGCTTAAACATCGGCTTCAACGTGCGGAGTGGCGCCAACGGCAGGCATACTATGAAAAGTATGGGGCCGCGCCAGCGCCCAGTATCATTCGTCCGGAACAGGACTGGCTGGTGCATTGAATGCCTTTTGCACCATATCTACCGTCTCGTTCATCTGACGGGGCCGCTTTCAAGGGAGCGGCCCCTTGCGTATGTCACAATAAAAAGCAGCGCTCAATCACTTTCATGAGGATAACGCTACCGGGTATTTCGTTGCCCGAAGGTTATCCGGATTCATTATTTAGCTGGAAGGAAACTGGAATGCGTATGTGCCCAGCGTTTTTGACCATACCCCTGAGTCTGGGACTTGTGCTGGTGATGCTTCAGAGCCCGGCACAGGCCGCCACTCAGCCTCAGCAGGGGTATCAGTCCTCACCGGGGGCAAGTGTCATGCGTGAACCCCAGAGCGGCCCGAAAGTCGACCGCCGCCTGGTCATTCGAACGCTGATGGCACATCGAGAAGACTTCAAGCGTCAGACCTTTGAGGTGGTAGCGCCACCACTACAAATAGGGGATCGAATTCCGGAAAATGTCGAAAGCGAGCAGCTCCCCGACGCGGTCAAGCAGGCACTGCCCCGCTATGAAGGTTACGCCTGGCGCCGTATCGGCAACGATGTTGTGCTCATCGGCATCGCCTCTGATACCTTCTACGATATCTTCCCGGGCGTACTGAAAGAGCCCGAGACGCCTTAAGCACACTATCCAGGTAAAAGACTATCTACGCAAAAGGGCCCTGCTTTTGGCAGGGCCCTTTTTATGACTGCCTGAATCTTTATTTGAAAGATCAGCCTTCAAGCCTTGCATCAAGGGTGATGTCGGCGTTAAGCAGACGCGAGATCGGGCACCCTTCCTTCGCATCGTTGGCGGCCTTTTCGAAAGTCTGCTGGTCAGCCCCCGGAATACGGGCCACCGTTTTCAGCGCCACCTTGCTGACGTAGAAACCACTGTCGTCCTGCTCCAGCGTTACTATCGCCTCTGTCTGGATGCTTTCAGGCTCAAGATCGGACTGTCCCAGAATCATGGACAGTGCCATGGAGTAACAGCTGGCATGCGCTGCCCCGATCAGTTCTTCCGGGTTGGTTCCCGGCTGACCTTCAAAGCGGGTATTGAAACCGTAGGGGTTTTCCTTGAGCGCACCACTTTCGGTGGAAACGACACCCTTGCCCCGCTTCAGGCTTCCTTTCCATTCGGCAGAACCTTTCTTCTGAATGGCCATTACATGCCTCCCTGGTACAGATAATATTCAAAAAATCCCTGTGTCGGGCCAGTGCCTGACACTTCCCAAAGGATAGTCGATCCTTTCACACTGGCAACTTCTTCGAGAATGAGTATTCCTACAACACCGATAGTGCAGCGTCATAGTCGGGTTCATTCTTGATCTGATCAACCAGCTCGCTGTGCAGTACCCGATCATTTTCATCTAGTACGATCACGGCACGCGCGCAAAGCCCGCGCGGTCGGCCGCTTTGAATATCCACCCCGTAGGCCTGCACAAATTCGGCGTGATGACGAAACGTGGAGAGCATCAGTACATTATCCAGTCCTTCCGCGCCGCAAAAGCGACCGGCTGCAAAAGGCAGATCCGCCGAAATGACCAGCACGACCGTATTCTCGAGCCGGGAGGCTTGCTCATTGAACTTGCGCGTGGAGGTGGCGCAGGTGCCGGTATCAATACTGGGCACGATCGAAAGTACCTTGCGCTGCCCGGCGAAATCCTCGAGAGAGACATCGTTCATTTCCCGTCCTGTCAGGGAAAATGATGGGGCCTTGTCCCCCTGCGCGGGAAAGTGACCGCCTACCTCAACATGGCCATCGCCATAACCGACTGTCGTCATTTAAATAACTCCTTCCCTGATGTGCGTGATGGTCCGTGATACAGACGTTATGAAGGATAGATACCAGCGGCCTGCTTCACTACCGCTGCCAGGGGGTGAGCTGCCAGTGCTCATGGCCCGGCAAAGGCGGCTGACACAGCACGGGCGCCACATTGCCGATGCGGGCACCGTAGGGGTGGCCCTGAGTCACATTGCAGATCACCCGAAAAACACCGGAGTGCGCCACGACCAGCGGGCACTCAAAGCGTGTCAGTAGTTCATTGAGGACTTCCAGCACCCGGCGTTGAAAGCATTCCCAGGACTCGCCCTTCTCCAACGCCTCGAAATAAGGCATGGGATCCTGAATGGGCGTCTTTTCCAGCTCGCCCCAGTGACGTTCTCGAAGCCCGGCATAAACATGCAGTTCATTATCCGGCAGCGCCAGCCGAGCAGTCTTGCGGGCTCGAAACATGGTACTGACGGCCACATGAGACCATGATGCCTGTCCAAGCATCGTGCCGACCTCACGCGCCTGCGACTCGCCCCGCGGCGTCAGGGGCACATCCGGGCTACCGGCAATGAGGCTGGCACGGTTGTAGAAGGTTTCGCCATGGCGAAGGAAGACGAAGGGACGCGGTAATAGCTCGGTCATTGAAAATTCCGGCACTTATCAGTCAGCGGTCAGTTCTTTTAGTGTACGCCTCGCCATCGGCAGGCGTTACCCTTGAAGACGTCATACAGAAAAACGGACCCCGCAGGGCCCGTTTTAGTACGTCAATATTTTTCGGCTCAGCCGTGGCGATCCCAATTACGATCGCCGGGTGCCGGCGGTACGAACTGATAAAGCCAGGTCTCGCTGAGTGTCTGGTCACCTTGGCGTAGATAAACGCGCAGTGTCACCGGGTCGGTCTTCTCGCTTTTGGGATACCAGTCAAACTGTGCACGCCACATTTGAAGCGGCCCACCCAGCTTTGTGACCGACACAACCTGCGTTTCGCCGCTGGAAGCGGACACAACGGCCTCCATGTTGGCGTCATGCGGCATATCCTTGATGGGCGCACCGCGAAAGTCCACCGCAAACCGGCGCGCCCAGGTTTCCGGCGAATATTCGCCCGGAATCCAGCCATCACGTACCGCGCCAATACCGCTCCAGGTCTTGTCCACCTGACCAACGGAAGGTTTCACGGGGGGATGCGGGCTCCAGTACAGGTTATAGCTGTAACTCAACTCCTGACCGGCCTCTACGGGTTCTGCGGGCTGCCAGAACGCGGCGATGTTATCGACCGTTTCCCCCATGGTCTGAAGCTCGATCAGCGTGATCGAGCCCTTGCCCCATTCACTGGTCGGCTCGCACCACAGACTCGGGCGGGCATGATAATAGTTGACCACGTCGCGATAGTGTTCGAAATCGTGATCATCCTGCACCAGTCCGAACCCACGCGGGTTTTCGTCCTCGAACGTGTTGTACTGCAGGACATCGGGATTATAGAGCGGGCGGCATATCCACTCGCCATCTCCGCTCCAGATCGAGAGCCGGTCGGAATCATGTACCTGAGGCACAATGGTATCGCGACGCATCCGCTGACTTGTCCCGGTCAGGAACATGCTGGTCATGGGAGAAATACCAAGACGCTCGATGCTCTTGCGCGGATAGACGTTGGCATCGACCCCCATCACTACTCGCTCGGACTGGCAGTCGATATCGAACTTGTAGGCGCCGGTCGCGCTGGGAGAATCCAGCAGGGCATACACGGTAAACCGGGCGCGGTTGGCCGGCGGCTCATCAAACCAGAAGTGGGTAAATACCGGGAATTCTTCCTGTCCCTCTTCCGGCGGCATGGCCGTATCGATGGCCAGTCCACGGGCCGACAGGCCGAACTGGTTGTTCTTGTCAATGGCCCGAAAATAGCTGGCGCCCAGAAAAGAGACCACGTTGGCCAGCGCCGAAAAATCCGGATTGCGCGAGACACGCCAGCCCGCAAAGCCCAGATCATGGCCCTTGAGCTGATCAACATCGATGCCCGTACCTTCATAGGTGAAGAGCTCGGGTCGGAAATGAATCTCATAGGCCTTTTTATCAACCACGCTGTACATGCGCACCGGCTGATTGAACTGCATGCCGACGTGGAAGAACTGGGCCTGAACGGCCGCATCACCACGATCGGACCACAGGGCATGGTTCTGGTCGTACTGGATGGCCTGATATTCCAGCGGGTCAAGATTGTCGAGTGTCAGCGTCTCGGGCAGCTTCTCGGTGGTGTCCTTGTACTCGGATTTGGCCATGTCACGAGCATGCGACTTGAGCCAGTCGAAATCGAAATCGGTGCCCTTGTCATCCAGCGCCACCTCGACCCCTTCACCCGGTCCGCGATTGTTGTTGCCACTGGCGCGAGCCAACAGGGATTTGGTCGACATGCCCAGCGCAGACAGCGCCGCAGATGCCTTGAGTAGAGTTCTTCGATCCATGGACAAGACTTTCCTTTTGAGACGATACGACCCTGCCTGAGTCGCAATCCAGTTGTTGAGTTAATACAGGGTCAACCACTCCAGGGTTTGATGACCCGTAATTAACCAGAATCGACCATCGCAGGTCTGGAGGGTTCCTCACCCTTGCGTAAAACATGGTGACGCCGTGTCACCGCTTACTGCTTTTTTTCTTCCTGCACGGGCAACGCCAGCACCGACATGACCGGGACCTGCAATGGATCAGAAATATACTCGTATTGATCGAGCGTTCCTATTATGTCGAGCTTGAGATGATCCTGAACAACACATCATTTTCACGAGCACACTCACGCTTACCCTGACATTACATTTTGTGCGCCTCGATCATGTCCTGAACGGCTCGATCATCCGCGTATGATACCGATACCCTAGGCCATTTTTCCCGAGACGGTAGCGCCTGATGAAACTGATTCACACCGCGGACTGGCATCTCGGCCAGCGCTTCCACGGCCAGTCGCGCCACAACGAGCATCACGACTTTCTGAACTGGCTGCTGGAAACACTCGATGAGCGACAGCCCGATGCCCTGCTGATCGCAGGCGATATTTTTGATGTCATCAATCCTTCCATGGCGGCCCAGTCACTGCTGTATGACTTTCTGGTCAGTGCGCACGAACGCCAGCCACAGCTGACCATTGTCATGATTGCCGGCAATCATGACAGCAGCACACGCATCGAACTGCCTGCGCCACTGCTGCAGCGATTGAATACCCATGCGCTGGGTCGCATTCTCTGGCATGACAGCGGCCGGCCCGATGTGGATCGCCTGATCGTTCCCCTGACGGACAGGCAGGGGGTCACTCGCGCCTGGTGCATGGCCCTGCCCTTTCTGCGACCGGCTGAAGTGACCGGAAGAACACATGATGGCACCAGGCCTGACGATGAAGACGTCTCCGAAACGCCCGGTGACCACTATGTTCAGGGCATGGTGCGCGTTCATGACGCACTGTTTGAGGCCGGCCTGCAAAAGCGCGAGCCGGGGCAGGCGCTGATCGCCATGAGCCACGCCCATCTTCATGGTGCCAGCGTCTCCGAACACAGCGAGCGCCCCATTGTGATCGGCGGTGAAGAATCGCTTTCTGCATCGCTGTTCCCGCCCGACATTGCTTATGTGGCGCTTGGACACCTGCATAAACCTCAGCGGGTCGGCAGTGACCATATTCGCTATAGCGGCTCACCATTGGCGATGGATTTCTCCGAAACCCACTACCCGCATCAGGTGCTCGAAGTCACCCTCGAAGGCGAACAGGTTGCGGAAATCACCTCGCTGCTCATCCCTCGCAGTGTCGCCATGCACCGGGTCGGGCCACTGCCGCTTGAAGAGGTGCTAGAGACTCTGGCAAGCAGCGATTTTGTCGATGACACACAAACTGATCTGCCGCGCGACACATGGCCCTGGCTTGACGTGCGTGTGATGCTGGATGCGCCTCGAGTGGATCTGCGCCCACTCATCGAGCACGCGCTCAAGGGCAAGGCCGTACGTCTGATCAGCATCACCACCCGCACGTCGCAGCCACCGTCGCCGGATCAGGTATGCGAATCCCTTGATGATCTGGGTCCCGTGGATCTGTTCGGCCGTGTCTGGGCGAGAGAGTATGGCGATGCACCGCCCGATGAGGTCATCCACGATGTGCAGTCCCTGATGCAAACGCTGCTCGATGATGAGACGCCCGAGGAGACCCCATGAGAATTCTGGCCCTTCGCCTTCACAATATTGCCTCGCTCAGCGGCCCACATATCATCGACTTCACCGCCAGCCCGCTCGACAGTGCAGGGCTATTCGCCATTACCGGTCCGACCGGTGCGGGCAAAAGCACGCTGCTGGATGCGCTGTGTCTGGCCCTTTACGGCAGCACCCCTCGCCTTCGGACCGCGCCGGGTCGGGACTCTGTTTCTCCTGATGTCGGCGAGGAGACCCTGACCACCGCCGATGCGCGCACTCTGCTGCGCCGAGGCGAAAGCAGCGGCTACGCCGAAGTCGATTTTCGCGGCTGTGATGGCGCTCACTACCGGGCCTGCTGGCGCGTGCGGCGTGCCCGTCACAAGGCAGATGGCAAGCTTCAGGGCGTTGAACAGAGCCTCATCTCCCTGCCGGACCAACGGGTCATTACCTCGCAAAAGCGCGAATTCGACCGTCTGCTGCCCCAGTATCTGGGGCTGAGTTTCGAGCAGTTCACCCGCGCGGTGCTGTTGGCGCAAAGCGAATTCAGTGCCTTTTTGAAAGCCGATGACAATCAACGCAGCGAGCTGCTGGAAAAGCTGACCGACACCGACATCTATTCGCGCCTCTCCATCGCCGCCTTTCAAAAGACCCGCGACTGTGAACGTGAGGTGGCCGCACTGGAAGCTCAGCTCGGCCATCAGATGCCCGTCGAACCCGAGCAGCGCCAGGCGCTCGAGCAGCGCGCCGCCGAAACCCTGACGCAACTTCAGACGCTTCAAACACAGCAGCAGGCGCTTGAACGCGAGCAGAGCTGGCTGGCCACCGATCAACAGCTTGAAACGCACTGGCAAAGCGCCTGTCAAGCTTATGAAGACGCCCTGAGCATTCGACAGACACAGGCCGATCAGAGACAGCAGCTGTCCCGACTCGAGGCACTGGCCCCTGCGCGACACCTCTTTGTACAGCACGACGCGCTGACCGCGTCGCTCAAGGCGCTGGAAGATCGCCGCGATGCGGCACAAACACGTCTTACGACGGCCAAACGCCAGCGCGACGAGATCGTCGACCAGCGCGACAGGCACAAGGCGCAGCTGGAATCACGACGTCAGCATTACCGGGATCAGCAGCCGCTACTGGCGCAGTGCTCACTGGATGAGCAGCGCCATCGCGACCTGCATCAGCGCGCGTTGCATACCGAGCAGCAACTCAAGACGCATCATCAAACCCTGTCGGACCAGGAAAAGGCGCTCGCTCACTGCCGCCAGAAGGCACACAGACAACGAACCTCGCTCGAGGCGCTTGATGCTCGACTTCAAACGCTGACCGATGGCGCCACCTCCTTCGCTCAGTGGCGCGAGGCGATCCAGAATCGACTGGATCAATATCGCCAGCAGCGCCAGGCGCTGGAAAGCCTTCAACACGCCCACGACCACTGGCAGCAGCTGGATCAGCGTTTTCAGACATTGAGCACGCATCAGACCAAAGATCGTCAGACGCTTGAAACGCTACGCAAGGACGGCACCCGAACCCGAACCGACCTTGATCGGCAAAAAGCGATTCTCGATCAGCTCGAAAACAGCATTGCCCGCCTGCGCGCTGCCCGCAGCGACAGCGTTGACACCCTGCGTGAAGGCCTGGAAGCCGACGCGCCCTGTCCGGTATGTGGCAGTCAGGATCATCCTTATGCACGCCAGCCACCGTCGCAGCCGGCGCATGACATGCTGGTGGCCACCGAGCGCGAGGAGCAGCGCCAGCTTGATGAGGCTCGCCAGACACGCGACGATCTGGATCAGCACTGTGCCGAGCTGAGAGGTCGCTACGGCGAGCTTAATAGCCAGATCATCCAGCGCCAAGAAGCGCTTGCCACCCTCGAGACCCAGCGACTCGAAGCCCGCCAGCATCTTGAGGCCTGCCCCGAGAGCGACACGCTGCTGGCGACTCCCCTGGAGGACCGCCCGCCATGGTTCGAGCAGCGCTTGGCAGGCGTGACTACCGCGCAGCGTGAGGATGGCGAGCATCTGGCGTATTTTGATCGTGACCAGGAGACCAGAACGCCGCTCAAGGAACAGCTTCATGACCTTGAAATCGAAACAGCACGCCTTGAAACCACTGTGGCCCACGCGCGCGAACAGATCGAGAGCCTTGAAGCTGCCCATGCCCCGCTGATCGACGAGCGCGAAACGCTTTCCCGAACGCTCAGGACGCAGCTGGGCGACTACCCGGACGTTAATCGCTGGCGTGAGGCGCTCGATCATGACATCGAGACCTGTGAAGAGAAGCTGGCCACGGCTCAAAAGCAGCTGGCGGGCTGTGATGAGCAGTGCCGAACGCTTCAACAGGACATTTCACAGCTTCAGCAGCAGCATGAAGACCAGACCCGCAGTCGCGAGACGCTGTCCCTAGAGATGACACAGTGGCGTGAAGCGAATCCTGATATCGATGAAGCCACCCTGGCAGAGCTTCTGGCCCTGCCACCCGAGCATCTGCAGCAGCTGGCAAGCAGGATGGCGGCCACGGACCAGCGCATCAGCGAGGCACAACTTCTTGGTCAGGAGCGCTTGGCCGT contains:
- a CDS encoding RcnB family protein is translated as MRMCPAFLTIPLSLGLVLVMLQSPAQAATQPQQGYQSSPGASVMREPQSGPKVDRRLVIRTLMAHREDFKRQTFEVVAPPLQIGDRIPENVESEQLPDAVKQALPRYEGYAWRRIGNDVVLIGIASDTFYDIFPGVLKEPETP
- the tpx gene encoding thiol peroxidase — protein: MTTVGYGDGHVEVGGHFPAQGDKAPSFSLTGREMNDVSLEDFAGQRKVLSIVPSIDTGTCATSTRKFNEQASRLENTVVLVISADLPFAAGRFCGAEGLDNVLMLSTFRHHAEFVQAYGVDIQSGRPRGLCARAVIVLDENDRVLHSELVDQIKNEPDYDAALSVL
- a CDS encoding glucan biosynthesis protein, whose amino-acid sequence is MDRRTLLKASAALSALGMSTKSLLARASGNNNRGPGEGVEVALDDKGTDFDFDWLKSHARDMAKSEYKDTTEKLPETLTLDNLDPLEYQAIQYDQNHALWSDRGDAAVQAQFFHVGMQFNQPVRMYSVVDKKAYEIHFRPELFTYEGTGIDVDQLKGHDLGFAGWRVSRNPDFSALANVVSFLGASYFRAIDKNNQFGLSARGLAIDTAMPPEEGQEEFPVFTHFWFDEPPANRARFTVYALLDSPSATGAYKFDIDCQSERVVMGVDANVYPRKSIERLGISPMTSMFLTGTSQRMRRDTIVPQVHDSDRLSIWSGDGEWICRPLYNPDVLQYNTFEDENPRGFGLVQDDHDFEHYRDVVNYYHARPSLWCEPTSEWGKGSITLIELQTMGETVDNIAAFWQPAEPVEAGQELSYSYNLYWSPHPPVKPSVGQVDKTWSGIGAVRDGWIPGEYSPETWARRFAVDFRGAPIKDMPHDANMEAVVSASSGETQVVSVTKLGGPLQMWRAQFDWYPKSEKTDPVTLRVYLRQGDQTLSETWLYQFVPPAPGDRNWDRHG
- a CDS encoding OsmC family protein produces the protein MAIQKKGSAEWKGSLKRGKGVVSTESGALKENPYGFNTRFEGQPGTNPEELIGAAHASCYSMALSMILGQSDLEPESIQTEAIVTLEQDDSGFYVSKVALKTVARIPGADQQTFEKAANDAKEGCPISRLLNADITLDARLEG
- a CDS encoding histidine phosphatase family protein, producing MTELLPRPFVFLRHGETFYNRASLIAGSPDVPLTPRGESQAREVGTMLGQASWSHVAVSTMFRARKTARLALPDNELHVYAGLRERHWGELEKTPIQDPMPYFEALEKGESWECFQRRVLEVLNELLTRFECPLVVAHSGVFRVICNVTQGHPYGARIGNVAPVLCQPPLPGHEHWQLTPWQR
- a CDS encoding MFS transporter, producing the protein MTRPLGARDIKTLGLSALGGALEFYDFVIFVFFASVVGQLFFPPDMPEWLRLVQTFGIFAAGYIARPIGGVIMAHFGDRLGRKKMFMLSIMLMALPTLIMGLLPTYATIGYLAPILLLAMRMLQGAAIGGEAPGAWVFVTEHVPARHTAFATSTLSAGLVAGILLGSFMATGLNYVMSDETLHSWGWRVPFLVGGVLGFVTLYLRRYLHETPVFTEMQENKALSEELPMRTLLRDYRPGVAISMIATWLLTAAVVVTILMTPTLLQSFAGIDRGLTLQANCVAIVCLIIGCLSAGALADRIGDGIVLMLSCAGLGITYFYFFWLMHHDVTLLFPLYALVGFFGGLTGIVPAIAVKSFPAAIRFTGLSFSYNVAYAIAGGLTPMIVTTSIEKLPMSPAWYVAGVMSVGVVMGLFLARRHYHYRAQAAH
- a CDS encoding exonuclease SbcCD subunit D, which codes for MKLIHTADWHLGQRFHGQSRHNEHHDFLNWLLETLDERQPDALLIAGDIFDVINPSMAAQSLLYDFLVSAHERQPQLTIVMIAGNHDSSTRIELPAPLLQRLNTHALGRILWHDSGRPDVDRLIVPLTDRQGVTRAWCMALPFLRPAEVTGRTHDGTRPDDEDVSETPGDHYVQGMVRVHDALFEAGLQKREPGQALIAMSHAHLHGASVSEHSERPIVIGGEESLSASLFPPDIAYVALGHLHKPQRVGSDHIRYSGSPLAMDFSETHYPHQVLEVTLEGEQVAEITSLLIPRSVAMHRVGPLPLEEVLETLASSDFVDDTQTDLPRDTWPWLDVRVMLDAPRVDLRPLIEHALKGKAVRLISITTRTSQPPSPDQVCESLDDLGPVDLFGRVWAREYGDAPPDEVIHDVQSLMQTLLDDETPEETP
- the argE gene encoding acetylornithine deacetylase, yielding MTTSPASLPATARDILATLVDFDLLSRQSNLALIEWVEQYLDAYGISHERIASDDGERFNLLARIGPDVAGGVVLSGHTDVVPVEGQQWQSDPFTLTERDGRLYGRGSCDMKGFLACALSGVPDWSRRELKRPIWLAFSYDEEIGCLGAPRMIEHLVKHHPAPSAVIIGEPTLMAPVILQKGITTLRTIIHGVPSHSSQVNQGISAIHIAARLVSRIEDIMSELAEEGSLDDAFNVPHSSLHVGTIKGGNAINIMAQHCEFDWEIRHLPEEGFEAVYQRFREYSDELETTLKGVNADFAIETTTLTDTVPGLENRNNEEALALLEKLGVREPGQAVAYATEAGQFQRAGLQAVICGPGSIEQAHRADEFISLEQLERGERLMQSLGPIMAE